GCGTGCTTGTCCTTGAAGAAGATGGCTCGCCGGCGATGCAGTTCGACATTGGATTCCCGGCGGACCTGATCGCTCTGGAGTACCCCGGCGATAAGGTTTACCTCAGTCGCCGCGGAGGAGGACGGATCATCGAGTTTGCGCCGGGCAGCATGGGCATAATGCCGACGGGAAATCAGTTCTTCCTGCCACAGTTCGCCCCCGAACTGCGCGAAGATGCGATCGCCGGAATCGCGTGGAACAGCCCGGCGGAGAAGCTGATCGTGACGACCTGGAATCGCGCGATGGCCACACTCACGCTTCCCGAGCCGCCAGACGCGTCGAATCCCTTTGGGCTTCCCGAAGCGAAGCTGGCGCCGCTTAGTCGAGGCGGACGGATCGAGGCGCTGGCGATCGATCGCGATCGCAACGAGTTGTTGATCCTGGATCGCGACGGAATTCCATCCGTGATTGTGACGGGGCTCGGCGGCGACTTGAGGCGTGTCCTGGAGCTCGATGTCCACGGCGATCCAAACAACCATCGGGAACCATCGATACCGTTCGAGCCGGCCACGATTGCCTGGGATCCGCTGCATGACGAGATCGTTGTGGGCGATCGGTGGTCGACGCGATTCATCGTGCTCTCCCCCGCCGGAGACATGATGGGATCGATCCAGTGGAACACGCCCGGTACGGCAGCAGACTCCACGTGGCCCCCCTTCACGGGTCTCGAGATTGATGACCAGGGGGACTTCCGGCTGCGCTCGCAATCGGGGATTCTGACGGCTCGCCGCGATGGAACGATCATCGATTCAACTTATCTGGCCACACAGGATGCGGGCGATCTTGCCGGAGACGGCACGTCGTTGTTCGGTCTCGCGCCCGCGGACAAACGCCTCGATCAGCTCGCGGGCAATGCGCTCGATGCGAACAGCGTCTACCTGAACTACTTGGCCAATCCTGCGGAAACGCTAACCGGTCTGGCGACCGCCGAAGGAGCCTCGCTCTTCCTGGTGGGTGCGCCCGCCCCACGCGAAGTCCATCTGCTCCGCCGCACCACCACGACGGCCGCGGAACCCGCGTGGGCGATGTACGAGTAGTCTTCGCGCCTACGCCTTGTCTTTTTTTCTGAGTTCCGCCGCTACCAGATCATCCACAGACATCTGCCGGGCGATCGCGATCAGCGTGGGCAAGTCGCAGTCCCGCGCGCCGGGCAGGAGCATGTAGGATTCTCGATCGGGGATGTAGTGCCTCTTCCGGCGCAGGTGAACGATCAGCACGTACGCATCCAGAAGCGAGACCCACTCGTAGCCCTTTTCGTTCATAATCGATTTGAGGCGAATGGACTGGACGAAGATGAAGAGCGGCAGCGCCAGCCCGACCAGGAACAGCCCCAGAAAGACCCACTCCCACGTGCCGTCGTACCGATTGGCGAGCCGCGGCATCGTGATCATGAACCCGGAAAAGAGAAGCAGATAGACAAACGGCCGACGTCGAACGGCCTCATCGGCTTCTTTTGTGACAGGGTTTGGGGCGCTCATGTGATCCCTGGTCCTCCTGCATTTCCCAGGCTTTGTACGGGCAGAATCACATCCTCTTCAAATAGACAACTGACTATTGCAATTGACGGTTCAAGTGCGAGAGGCACAGGTTAGGTCTTGAATCCCGAAAGGGAGGGAAGGGGCAGTGGACAGCAGCGCCCGACAAGCAGTGCGTTCACCTTGGGGACTCGCTTGGCTGGCGATATCAATCTTACTGATAGCCATTCTGATCATACTCGGAAGGCCCTCTACCCCAAAGCACGAGATTCGAGTCTTTGGCGAGGCGCATCTGCCCGAGGGCATGGGGTTGTACCGAGGAGATGCGGAAGATGCCTTCCGAGACTTCGCCGATCCGAATCTCAAACCCGGTCTCGTCCGCTACTTCTGGGGATATCCCGATGAGAATGTCGCTTACATTCTCCCTCTTGGAGGCGGGTCGAGTGCTGGGAGTCCATTCCTGAATGGTGATCGCGCACTTGAGGAGGCCGAGTTTCTACTCAAGACGGAATGGGACTTCCTCAACGGAGCAGCAGGGCGACACTACAGTGGTATGGATATCCACACGAGAGACAATCGAAGGATACTTATTGTCTTCGACGGAGCCGCCGTCACTATGGCGATGTCGCCTGATAGTTCGGACCCACTCGACTACTGGCTGAAGGACGCGGGCGACGAAAGCCAAAGATTGGAGAGATTCTTCCGCAGTTACTTCGATCTGTGGAAGCAACTCTCGCTGTATGGAACCCCGGCGCCGTCCTGGATCTGAGATACTGAGGCACAACTCCAAGTAGACAGCTAACTGCTCCAATTGACGGTTCAAGTGCGAGAGGCACAGTTTAGGTTCTGAATCCGGCAAGGGAGGCATAGCGCAATGGACAGCAGCACCCGACAAGCAGTGCCCTCCCATTGGGCAATTGTCTGGCTAACGTTGCCGATCATCCTGATCGCCCTGCTAATGTTGTTCCTCAGGGGCCCTACTCCCAAGCACGAGGTTCGGGTCTTCGGCGAAGCAAGTCGCATCAGAGGTGCAGGACATTACAGCACCCACACAGAAGATGCATTCAAAACCTTCGCCGATCCGAGTCTGCGACGGGGTTTCGTCCGCTACTTCTGGGGACTTCCCAGTGATCATGTCGCCTACATCCTTCCGCTTGGAGTTGGGTCCAGTGCAGGGAGTCCATTCCTGAACGGCGATCGTGCACTGGAAGAGGCCGAGTTTCTTCTCAAAACGAAATGGGATTTTCCCCATGCTGGGACGGGTTTGCAGTACAGTGGGATTGATATCCACACAAGGGACGATCGAAGGATACTCATTGTCTTTGATAAGATGGTTTCCACCTTGTTCGTATCTGCAGATGAATCGGATCCTCTGAAGTACTACCTGCAGGATGCGGGCACGGATGCTCAGAGGCTGGAGAAGTTCTTCCGAGGTTACTTCGTGCTGTGGGAGCAGCTCTCATTGTTCGACACACCGCCTCCGTCAATGATCTGAAGCACGCAGCGGCTGGATGGGTTTCCGTTGCGGGCATGAGATTCCTCGCCGAATCTCTCGTCGGCATCGATCTCAGGCTCGGGGCGCTTCATGCTGGATATTCACTTCGGCGACAATCTGTCCGTTCTTGCGACGTTCGAGGATTCCTCGTTTGATCTGATCTACGTCGATCCGCCGTTCAATACGGGGCGAGATCAGGAGCGCACGCGGATGCGGACGAGACGTGTGCAGGAGGGCGGCGACCGGACGGGATTCGGAGGGAATCGCTACAGCACGGAGGTGATCGGAAAGTCGGCCTGGCCGGATCGCTTCGATGACTTCATGGCGTTTCTCGAGCCGCGTCTTCGCGAGGCACATCGCCTGCTCGCGCCGACGGGCAGCTTCATGCTCCACCTCGATTATCGCGAGGTGCACTACGCCAAGGTCGTGCTGGATGAGATCTTCGGGCGCGATTGCTTCATCAACGAGATCATCTGGTCGTACGATTATGGCGCGCGATCGAAGAAGCGCTGGCCCGCGAAACACGATAACATTCTGTGGTATGCAAAGAACCCGAAGAGCTACACCTACCGTTACGACGACATCGACCGCATTCCCTACATGGCACCGGGACTGGTCGGACCGGAGAAGGCCGCGCGCGGCAAGACGCCGACGGATGTCTGGTGGCAGACGATTGTGCCGCCCGGAGGGAAAGAGCGCACCGGCTATCCGACGCAGAAGCCCATCGCGATTCTGAACCGGATCGTTCGGGTGCACTCGAATCCGGGCGATCGCGTGCTGGACTTCTTCGCCGGTTCGGGGACGACGGGGGAAGCCGCCGCCGCGAACGATCGCGATTGCGTGTTGGTGGATTCGAATCCGGAAGCCATTCGAGTGATGGCCAAAAGGCTCACCCCGTGGGAACCGAAGTTCCACGGGGCGAAAGAACTCAACCTGGAAACCGATTAGCGGCTATTCGCCGCCCCAAACGGCATCTTCATCATAGCCGCCGGAACTCCAACTGTCGCCACGCTGACGCTCAAAGTCCTCCTGGATCTGATCGGCCTTCATCAAGCCCACTCGGCTGATTTCATTCTGGGCCTGGAACATCTGAACGATGCTGCTCATGTGGTTTTCCTGGGTGCGCCGCTCGAATGAGTCCTCATCGGCCCAATATGTTTCCGGTACGTCCGGCTCCGAGAACATTGGGCGAATCAAATCGTCCTCGTCGCCCCATTTTCCGTTCTTGCCGGGAGAAGAGATCATCTGCTCTGCCGGATCGAGTCGCATCTCGTGCCCCCAACCGTCGTAGGCACACCGGCTCTCGATGATCCCACGATCGACCATGCCTGCCAGCGATTGCGGCATGTCATCCTGCAGGCTCCCCATGTAGATGTACGGCTGCATGCCGTGCTCGACCATCTGCATCAGAATGATTGTGTACACGGCGAGTTTGAAATCCGTCGGGCTTTGCGGCGCGAATCCCTCCGCGATCGGTGAGGGCTCCCAGGGCACGGGCTGCGTCATCTTCAAAAGAGTGAATCCCGCGACCGAAATGATGAGGAGGGCGACGACCACAGCGATCACAATGACAAGTGGTGACACCGGGCGAGACTGGGCCCGTCGAATGTCCGCTTCGTCCTGACTGAAGAAATCTTCGCCCGGAATCCCGGAGCGAGCGCCGAAGTCCGTGATACTGCTCGGAGGTCCAGCACTGTGAGCGCTGCCATAGACGCCCTGTCCGCCTTGAGGAGATGGCGGAGGCTGATGGGCGACCGGCACGCACGGTCCGGCGCCAGGCCCTGGCGGAGCCCCCCCCTGCGAGAATCCAACAGGCTTCGGAGGTTTTGGAGCGGCTCCGCCGGTCGGCGCGAACGGGAAGCTCTGTCCGCTCCCACCGCTGGCGCCCGCGGGCGGAGGCGGAGTCGCCTGTGGTTCATTCGTGGGGGGCGGTGGCGGGTTATTCACCATCTGCTCCCACTGGCGCTGCGCATCGTCCGCGGGTGGCGGAGGCGGCTGGTTGGCGAAGTTCTCGTTGAAGCGCTGCTGCGACGAGTCTTCCGGATGCGGAAGGTCGTTCATAGTAAACACCGTCCTTGGCTCAAACGGCCGTGGATTGGGTTTCTTGCACCAGTTTATTGGCTACAGTGTATACGGTATCGGATGTCACTCTATTCATGCAACGATGATCTATTGGGCAATGGCGCAGCAGACACGGCGCGCATTCGGTCTCCTCGCGGACGATCCGGGCAATGGGTGAAAGCGGCGCGGTCGTCACCCAATCGGTGCTGCCAAAGACTGCGACCAACGGAGTTCCCAGCGCGGCCGCGAGGTGCATGGCGCCGGAGTCGTTCGTCAAATACAGACGGCAGCGCGTGAAGAAGGCCATCAGCTCGCGCAGTTTCATCTCCCCCGCCGCGTTATAGAAGGCCGGGCCGCCGGCACTCACGACCTCCTCCGCCACATCGCGCTCGCGGGGGATTCCCGTCACGAAAACGCGCGCGTCCAAATCCTTGGCCAGGCGGGCTGCGACCTCGGCGAATCGCTCCGGCAACCAACGCTTCGCAGTCCCGTAAAACGCCGCGGGATTGACCCCGAGAACGGGCTGGCCATCGGCAACGCCGCGGGCGCGCAACCACGCCGCCATGTCCTCGCGCTCCTGATCCGTGACGTGCAACGTCAGCGGAGGCGCGTCGCCGGCGTGGACTCCCCACGGCGAGAGGAGCCTCATGTAGTACTTCACCTCGTGCACGGCCAAGTCCTGCGGTCTCAGTTCGATGGGGTGCGTCAGCATGAAGCCGCGGGCATCGCGATCGTATCCGACGCGGTAGCGGACTCCGCCCAGTCGCAGCACGATCGCCGCATTCATCGAGTTCGGCAGTGCGAAGCCAAGGTCGGGCTTCAGTCCACGCAGCTTACGGACGCACGCCATATAGCCTTGGCGCGAGCGATCATCGATCGGCCACACGGCCGAAATGCATGGATGCGGGTCCAGCAGAGGCGCAACCGATGGTCGCGCCATCGCGATGATCTCCGCGTTCGGGAAGAGCGATTTCGTCGCGCACAGGAAGGGCGTGTTCATGACGACGTCGCCCACCCAGTTCGTCATGCGAACCACAATGCGCTGAATCGATGCGGGATCCGGGATCTGCTTCATGACAGAAGGTGCTCCACGGCGGCCACCAGATCGGGCCGCGTGGGATATCCACAATCGCCAAGCCGCCCCTTGCGATCGACGAGGCAGACGTTCCATCCGGCGGCAGTCGCGCCTGCGCCGTCATCGGAGGGCTGGTCGCCCACAAAGCCGAGTCGCTCGGCAGGCAATTCCGTCTTCATGCGCGCTGCGTCGAAGATCGCCGGGTCGGGCTTTTCCACGCCCACGTGGCAGGAGACGGTCAGGTAGTCGAAGTACTTCGCCAGCCCCAGTCCATCCAGCAGGCCATCCAGGCGCGTGTCGAAATTGCTGATGATGCCGGTCTTCGCCCCGACGCCATGAACACGTTCGAGAGCCGGTTCAACGTCGTCGAAGACGCGCCAACAGTCGGGCGACGCAAACGCATCGTACACAATCTGGAAGTATGGATCGGCCGGCATCCGCGCGCCGGCGAGTGCAAACGTCTGCGCAACGACCGCCCGCCAGAAGAGCTTTCCCTGCATCTCCGTCTTGCCGTAGGGAGACCCGACGGCCTTCTTGCGCGTCTCGGCCCAGGCCTGCATGAAGGTCCGATCAAGCACGTCCGATGGAACGTCGATCCCGAACTGCCGGGCCACGTCGCCATAGACGGCGCCGACTCCTGGATAGGGATGGATGAGCGTCATCGCGACGTCGAAGAAGACTGCGTCCAGCTTGCGTTCTGAAGACAATTGGCCCTCCTGGGCGGGAATATCCTGGGATTGGAACCCAACGGGACGACGGACGCAAGCATGGGGAAGACTTGCTTGACCCATCCCGCGGAGGGTGGCCCATTGGGAAACAGTGGCGCCAGCCGCCGAATCTTTCCAACTGGAGCTTCCCATGGCCCGCAAGAGCATTCGAATCGACGATCTGTTCAAACTGAAAGGCATGGCGGATCTGCGCATGTCACCGGATGGCCAACACGCCGTCGCGGTCGTGCAGTCGGTCAATGTGGAGGAGCAGCGCAACGAGACTGCACTGTGGCTTTGGCGGGCGGAAGACGACAGCTTTGAGCAACTGACCAAGGGGCCAGCGGACTCATCCGCCGTGTGGCTGGACAACCAGACGATCGTTTTCGCGGCCGGGAATCGTGAGGAAGATGAGAAGAAAGATGGTCCGTACCAAAAGACGCGCCTCTTCACGATGTCGCTGCGAGGCGGCGAGCCGCTCCTTCGCGCGACGCTGGACGGCATTGTCTTCGAGATGGAGCCATCGCCCGATGGGTCGACGTTGGCTCTGACGTTCGGTGCCATGCCTGCGGTTCCGAAGAACAAGCAGGAGCTCTGGAAGAAGGTCCCACCGCCGATGGTGGCGAACCATGTGCGCTTCAAGCTGAACGGCCTCGGCGATCTTCCGCCGCGCCTGCCGTCCATCTACTTGCTCAAGACCAAGCGCGAACAATGGAGCAAGCCGAAGCCGCTGATCGACGATCCGCTCTACTGGGACAGCGGCCCGCAGTGGCTTCCCGATGGCAAGAAGATCGTGTTCTCGCGAATGGATGCAGCCTCGGTCAATATCGAGGGCCACGTCATGATTGCGGACATGAAAGGCAAGATTCAGGAACTCGATGTTCCGGTCGGTCCGATCGGCGGAGTAGTCGTCTCGCCCGATGGAAAGCACGTCGCCGCCGCCGCAAATGGAGATCCGCAGGATGGGCACTCCAAGCCGGTGCCGCTTGGTATCTGTTCGACCGATCCGAAGAAGAAGGATTGGAAGCTGATCGTCGAGACCGATGGCCAGGTCACACGCCAGGTTGTTCTGTGCGATGGGTGCGTCAGCATGTCGGGCTTCATGAAGTGGGAATCGGAGGATGCGATCTACACGGTGCATTCCGTCCACGGGCATTGTGAGTTGCTGCGCGTCCAGCCCTCGACCGGCGAGACGGAAGTGCTTGCAGGCAAGTACGGCATCGCGTTCCCGGCGGATTGCGTCGGCGACACGCTTCTGCACGGCATCACGGCGCCGGATTCGCCGATTGAGTTGCATCGCCTTGGCCTGAAGAAGCCGCTGAGCAAGTTGAACTCGAAGACGCGAAAGCTGTACGACATCGATCTGAAACGCTGGTGGGTGAAGACCGATCCCGATATGCACGTCGAAGCGTTCCTGTGGGCGACCTCAAAGCAACTCAAGACGCGCAAGTCGGCATCGCTGCCGTTGATCGTCTACGTCCACGGCGGCCCCTCAGTTCAGACGGGCGATGGCTTCATCCACGAGTATACCTGGCTCGCCCACGAGGGATATCCGGTGGTGACGCTGAATCCGCGCGGCTCGACGGGCTACGGCGTTGCCCACGGTACGGGCATCTCCGGGAACTGGGGCGATCGCGATGTCCATGATGTGCTGACCGTAACGCGTGCGACGCTGCGCAAGTACCGCCAATTCGATCGCAAGCGCGTCTTCATCGTCGGCGGATCGTACGGCGGCTACATGGCAAACATGATGGTGACGCGACATCCCGGCGTGTATCGAGGGGCCGTCTCGCAGCGCTGCGTCTCCAACATCATCAGCATGTCGGGCACATCCGACTTCTCGAACGCGCTGCTGCCACAGATCATTGGGGTCAGCAGCATCTGGGACGATCCTCAGCGCTCGTGGGATCTCTCACCGATTTCGAAGATCCGCGACGTTCGCGATCCAATCCTGATCATTCACGCCGACCGCGATTTGCGCTGCCCGATCGGACAAGGCGAGGAGATGTTCCACGGCCTTGTCGATGCCGGCAGGAAGATCAACGAGGAGGTGCGCTTCGTGGTGTTCAAGGGCGAGACGCACGAGCTCTCCCGCGGCGGACGTCCGGAGAACCGGCGCGTTCGTCTGGAGGAAATTCTCGGCTGGGTGAAGAAGCACGACAAGCCGCGCAAGTGATGATCGTCAGATCGACTTGATCAGTCCGCCATCAACGAGCCAGTTTCCGCCGGTCAGGTAGTCGGCCCGCGGTGAGGACAAGTACGCCACCAGGCTTCCGATATCCGTCGGACTACCAAGACGTGCGGCTGGAATCGAGTCGATCGCCGCCTGGCGTATCGCGGCGGCAGGCTTGTTCATTTTCTGCGACTGCATCTCGAAGACGGCCGCGAGGCGATCCGTATCGATGCGCCCCGGCGCGATGGAATGGCAGCGGACGCCCTCGGGACCAAGTTCACTGGCGAGGGACTTGATCATCCCAACGAGACCCGGACGCATGGTGTTCGAAAGCGTCAGGCCCGCGACGGGTTCGCGCGTGGAACTGCTGGTGACGACGAAGAACCGCGGCGCTGGGCTTTCTTTCAAGAGCGGGAGTGCATTCTTCACAAGGTATGCCGGTGCAACGAGGAGCAGGTCCGCAGCCTTGCGCCATTGCTCGACGTCCAAATCCTTCAGGCCGCCCGGTGGTGGCCCGCCACTGTTGCAGACAATAATGTCGAATCGGCCGTAGGAGGCGTGGATCTTATCGAGCAACTTCTGCGTCGCATCGAGCTCTGCAGAGTCTATCGCGTACGTGTTCACGCGTCGGCCCGTCTCGTCCGCGATCTCCTTGGCCGTCTGGCGCAGAGGAGCTTCACTTCGCGCGGTGAGAAGCAGATCGCACCCTTCACGCGCCAGCGCTTCCGCGATTCCGCGCCCGATTCCTTTGCTGGCGCCTTGCACCAGCGCCACGTGTCCCTTCAGTTCCAGATCCATCGCGCAGCCTCCTTATTGCTCGTTCAGCCGGCGCCATCCTCCGTTGCCATCGCCGAGTTCGCAAGGCCGGAACGCCGTCTTGTAATTCATCTTCCTGCAATCTTCGATGTAGTAGCCCAGATAGTGATACGCCAATCCGTGCAGGCACGCGTAGTGATTCAGCCACATGATCACCCATGTCCCCAGGCTGCGGCGGTTCATTTCCTCATCCGGCTCGTAGTAGGTGTAGACGGAACTGATCGCATCCGATTCGACGTCGAAAACGGTCACGGCCACGACTCGGCCATCCAGATGGAAGATCGCTTCGCGCGATTGCAGCGGCGTCTCGTACAGAAACTGGCAATACTCCGACCATTCCGTGCACATGTCGCCGCGATGCCGAGCTTGCTGATAGCGAACGAACAGATCGAACTTCTCACGCGTGGGCTCGGGTTCCTGAATCTTCGCCTGGATGTCATGGTTACGGCGTTGGAGCTTGCGCTGCGTGCGATCGGGTTGGAACTCCCAGACCGGGATGCGAATCGGAACGCACGCCTGGCAGCCATCGCAAGCGGGCCGATAGACGATCTTCCCGCTGCGGCGCCATCCATGGTCCATCAGCAGCCGGTATAGGCCGAAAGGCATCTTCTCGATCAGGAAGGCCCGGTCGCGCGCCTCGCGATCCGGCAGGTAGGGACATTCATGCGGCGGACCCTTTGGAAGTTCCAGGGTATCGAGGTCCACAGTGCTCAGATTCCTTCTCCGAAGACGAACTCCTGATCTTCGATGATCTGGCGGCGCACGATGGGAGCACCGCTGAGCACCTGGGCCAGCGTGACATCGTCGACCAGTCGATCGACCTCTTCACCGATCTCGAACAGCACGCGCAAGAAGATATCGGAGCCGGCTTCCTGGCTGGCCTCTTCATCTTCCGGTCCGGAGAAGTGGCCCTCGAAGTGGCGGAGGATCTCTCCCAGTGTGATTTCTTCGGCGGGCTTGTTCAGCCGATATCCGCCCTTCTTGCCGGCGAGGCTTTCGACGAAGCCGTTCTCGCGCAACTCGCCCATGATCGCTTCGAGGAACTTGCGGGGGATCTCGTTCTTCTCCGCCAGTTCGCGGACCGAGATGGGTGCTTCTTCGACTGCGGCGGCAAGTGCCAGAAGTGCTCGAAGCGCGTACTCGGATTTGCGGCTGAACTTCATACGGGGGCTCCCGTCCGGATTCTCCTCCTACCAAGACGATAGGAGATTCAAAGTCAACCACAGCCGGGTGCGGACGCAAGATGGCACCGTGTCATTGCCGTGGCAGCGTTCCGAAACGTACGAAGGGATCTTCCGATTCGACGGAAAGGTCCGAAGGCGAATGCTCGCGCGGAATCGTGTGGTGAGACGTAACAATCTGAATTCCTTGAACTTGATGCGACTACCTGAAGGCTTAAGTTGCACGCGCTCTGAGAGGCACAGGGGTTGCCAGAAGCAATTGCCAGAATTGCGTGTCGTGGGGGAATCACAACATGAAAAACGTCACAGGAAGTAACCGCTGGAAGCTGGTGGGATCGCTGGTGCTCCTCTTGGGAGCGATCGCCTTCGTGATGGCTCAGTACAAGTCGTCGGTGCCGCAAGCTCCGGAACCCGGCGAATTGGGCCCTCGGCATGAGCAGAATGAAAATCATTCTGCTCCGCCGCAGGGGGAAAACAAGGATGGCGAACGCCCCGAACCGGGCCGGATGCTGAATCGTCAGGAGCGCGAGAATATGCGCGCGGAAATGACCGAGCGCCTCGGACTGACGGAGGATCAGCTCGCTCAAATCGATGAGATCGACAAGCAGTTCGAAGGCAA
This genomic stretch from bacterium harbors:
- a CDS encoding site-specific DNA-methyltransferase; amino-acid sequence: MLDIHFGDNLSVLATFEDSSFDLIYVDPPFNTGRDQERTRMRTRRVQEGGDRTGFGGNRYSTEVIGKSAWPDRFDDFMAFLEPRLREAHRLLAPTGSFMLHLDYREVHYAKVVLDEIFGRDCFINEIIWSYDYGARSKKRWPAKHDNILWYAKNPKSYTYRYDDIDRIPYMAPGLVGPEKAARGKTPTDVWWQTIVPPGGKERTGYPTQKPIAILNRIVRVHSNPGDRVLDFFAGSGTTGEAAAANDRDCVLVDSNPEAIRVMAKRLTPWEPKFHGAKELNLETD
- the waaF gene encoding lipopolysaccharide heptosyltransferase II, which translates into the protein MKQIPDPASIQRIVVRMTNWVGDVVMNTPFLCATKSLFPNAEIIAMARPSVAPLLDPHPCISAVWPIDDRSRQGYMACVRKLRGLKPDLGFALPNSMNAAIVLRLGGVRYRVGYDRDARGFMLTHPIELRPQDLAVHEVKYYMRLLSPWGVHAGDAPPLTLHVTDQEREDMAAWLRARGVADGQPVLGVNPAAFYGTAKRWLPERFAEVAARLAKDLDARVFVTGIPRERDVAEEVVSAGGPAFYNAAGEMKLRELMAFFTRCRLYLTNDSGAMHLAAALGTPLVAVFGSTDWVTTAPLSPIARIVREETECAPCLLRHCPIDHRCMNRVTSDTVYTVANKLVQETQSTAV
- a CDS encoding HAD-IA family hydrolase codes for the protein MSSERKLDAVFFDVAMTLIHPYPGVGAVYGDVARQFGIDVPSDVLDRTFMQAWAETRKKAVGSPYGKTEMQGKLFWRAVVAQTFALAGARMPADPYFQIVYDAFASPDCWRVFDDVEPALERVHGVGAKTGIISNFDTRLDGLLDGLGLAKYFDYLTVSCHVGVEKPDPAIFDAARMKTELPAERLGFVGDQPSDDGAGATAAGWNVCLVDRKGRLGDCGYPTRPDLVAAVEHLLS
- a CDS encoding prolyl oligopeptidase family serine peptidase is translated as MARKSIRIDDLFKLKGMADLRMSPDGQHAVAVVQSVNVEEQRNETALWLWRAEDDSFEQLTKGPADSSAVWLDNQTIVFAAGNREEDEKKDGPYQKTRLFTMSLRGGEPLLRATLDGIVFEMEPSPDGSTLALTFGAMPAVPKNKQELWKKVPPPMVANHVRFKLNGLGDLPPRLPSIYLLKTKREQWSKPKPLIDDPLYWDSGPQWLPDGKKIVFSRMDAASVNIEGHVMIADMKGKIQELDVPVGPIGGVVVSPDGKHVAAAANGDPQDGHSKPVPLGICSTDPKKKDWKLIVETDGQVTRQVVLCDGCVSMSGFMKWESEDAIYTVHSVHGHCELLRVQPSTGETEVLAGKYGIAFPADCVGDTLLHGITAPDSPIELHRLGLKKPLSKLNSKTRKLYDIDLKRWWVKTDPDMHVEAFLWATSKQLKTRKSASLPLIVYVHGGPSVQTGDGFIHEYTWLAHEGYPVVTLNPRGSTGYGVAHGTGISGNWGDRDVHDVLTVTRATLRKYRQFDRKRVFIVGGSYGGYMANMMVTRHPGVYRGAVSQRCVSNIISMSGTSDFSNALLPQIIGVSSIWDDPQRSWDLSPISKIRDVRDPILIIHADRDLRCPIGQGEEMFHGLVDAGRKINEEVRFVVFKGETHELSRGGRPENRRVRLEEILGWVKKHDKPRK
- a CDS encoding SDR family oxidoreductase, which codes for MDLELKGHVALVQGASKGIGRGIAEALAREGCDLLLTARSEAPLRQTAKEIADETGRRVNTYAIDSAELDATQKLLDKIHASYGRFDIIVCNSGGPPPGGLKDLDVEQWRKAADLLLVAPAYLVKNALPLLKESPAPRFFVVTSSSTREPVAGLTLSNTMRPGLVGMIKSLASELGPEGVRCHSIAPGRIDTDRLAAVFEMQSQKMNKPAAAIRQAAIDSIPAARLGSPTDIGSLVAYLSSPRADYLTGGNWLVDGGLIKSI
- a CDS encoding arginyltransferase; the encoded protein is MDLDTLELPKGPPHECPYLPDREARDRAFLIEKMPFGLYRLLMDHGWRRSGKIVYRPACDGCQACVPIRIPVWEFQPDRTQRKLQRRNHDIQAKIQEPEPTREKFDLFVRYQQARHRGDMCTEWSEYCQFLYETPLQSREAIFHLDGRVVAVTVFDVESDAISSVYTYYEPDEEMNRRSLGTWVIMWLNHYACLHGLAYHYLGYYIEDCRKMNYKTAFRPCELGDGNGGWRRLNEQ
- a CDS encoding Rrf2 family transcriptional regulator — its product is MKFSRKSEYALRALLALAAAVEEAPISVRELAEKNEIPRKFLEAIMGELRENGFVESLAGKKGGYRLNKPAEEITLGEILRHFEGHFSGPEDEEASQEAGSDIFLRVLFEIGEEVDRLVDDVTLAQVLSGAPIVRRQIIEDQEFVFGEGI